From the genome of Acidihalobacter aeolianus:
CTTCCAGCTGTACGAAACCCGCCATCTGCATGATCGCATGGCGCATATCGTGGCCGACGGTCAGGCCAGGTCGGCCGATCTGAGGCAGATCTATGCCGGTCCGATCAGCAGCGCGCGGGTATTCCTCGAAGCGCTCCTGCGGCGCTCGTTTACGCCGGGCGATCATGCGCATCTTGCGGATAATCACCGCAAGACCAATGCGGCGATCCAGAATCTGTTGGCCATGGATCCCTCGGCGGGCATGTCAGAGCATATCGCGCGGATCAGGGGCTATCTGCAGCAGATACGGCCGCTGCAGCAGAACATCATCGCGCAGATCCGTGCCGGAAACATTGACGCGGCCCGTGACGAGTACCTGCACAAGGTATTGCCGCTGGTGCGTCCGGAAGGCGAGGCCGTACTGGCCTTGCAACGCTATACGGCGGCTCAGTCGAACGCGGAGTACGCGAACAGCGACCGGCGTTACCACCGCACCCTCGTGCTGACGATCGTGCTGGGCTTGGCCTGCGTATTGTTGGCCGTGGTCGAGGCCACCCTGATCACGCGTGGGATCAGCAAGCCCCTGCGCGCAGCGGTTGTGAACATGTCCGATATTGCACGCGGGGAAGGCGACCTGACCCGTCGGATGCCGATCCGCGGCGGACACGAACTGGTGCAGCTCGCACAGGCCTTCAACGCCTTCGCGGAGCGCATCCAGCAACTGATCGGCAGGGTCAATGCAGCCACTGACGAGTTGGTGTCGTCGGCGAGGTCGCTGGCCGGTAGCAGCGAGGGCATGCGCGACAACATGGATCGGCAGCAGTCGGGCACCGAGCAGATCGCGACGGCCATCAACGAGATGTCGGTCACGGTCAACGAGGTGGCACGCAATGCCGAAGAGGCGGCGAGTGCGGCGCAAAGCGCCGAGGTCGCGACGCGCAGCGGTCGCGACGCGGTGGACGGCACGTCGCAGTCGATCGCGAGACTGGCCGATGAGATTGAGCAGGCAGCCGTAAAGACGCAGACGGTGGCCGCGGATACCGCGAAAATCACCATGGTGCTGTCCGTGATCAACGAGATTTCCGAGCAGACGAATCTACTGGCGTTGAACGCCGCGATCGAGGCTGCTAGGGCCGGCGATCAGGGGCGCGGCTTCGCGGTGGTCGCGGACGAGGTCAGAAACCTGGCGCGCAGAACCCAGGAGTCGACCGAGGAGATCCGTGCGGTGATCGAGCGCCTGCAGCAGGGTGCCGAGGCCACCGTGGCCGGCATGCAGTCGAGCCGCGGGCAGGCGCAGGATACCGTGCGACAGGCGCAGGAGGCGGACGCGGCCCTGGCGCAGATCAGCCAGGAAGTGACCCGCATCAGCGACATGACGGCGCATATCGCCAGCGCTGCCGTCGAGCAGAGTGCGGTGACCGCGGACATCGACCGCAACGTCAGCGACATCAGGCTGATGAGCGAGGGTACGGCCACGGGGTCGCGCGAGGCCTTGGCAGCAAGCCAGGCGTTGTCGCGTCTTGCGGAGCAGCTGCAGGGTCTGGTGGGGCAGTTCAAGGTCTAACCCAACGCGAATGAGATTGGCCTGGGTTCCTCGATTGATCGCAGGTTGTTACCGCAGGCGTTTCGCTCCGACCTAACTGTCGTTCAGGGATGCCGGCACGCCTCCCTGAGCCCCGCTCAGCCTTTGGCGGATGCCGCGGCGCGGCGGGTTAGCCAGCGGTCGAGCTGGTCGGCGAAGGCCTTGCGGTCGCTTTGGCTGAGGGCCGAGGGTCCGCCGGTCTGCACGCCGCTGGCGCGCAGCGTTTCCATGAAATCGCGCATGTTGAGCCGGTCGCGGATATTGCCCTCGGCGTACAGCTCGCCGCGGGGGCTCAGAGCCTCGGCCCCCTTGTCGATCACTTCGGCCGCCAGCGGGATGTCGCTAGTGATCACCAGATCGCCAGCTTGCGCACGCCGCACGATCTCGTTGTCCGCCACGTCGAACCCGGAAGCGACCTGCATGAAGCGGATGAGGGGCGAGGCAGGGACGCGCATGGCGTGATTGGCAATCAAAGTCGTCTGTGTGCCGGTACGCGCGGCGGCCCGGAAGATGACTTCCTTGATGACCGCGGGACAGGCGTCCGCATCGACCCAAATCCGTGCTGGCATATCCAACTCCCATACGCGGCCGCCTATCGCTCATCTATTCTGCCGGGAATCGCATTTTCATGTGCGCATCGCCACCAACAAGGCGATACGCACATTGTCCAGATCAGAATAACCAGCCGGCGACATTGGCGGGTGGCTGTTGCTGATCGAGCGCCTTGAGTCCCTTGACGCAGCGCACGATCAGCCAGATGGCCCAAAAGAGAAGGATGAAGTATCCGATGATGATCACACTCAGCAGCCCACCTAGGAATAGGTAAAGTCCTCCGATCCAGAAGGTGCGAATCTGGAAACGATAATGTGCAGCAAGCCATTCTGGGGCATCGCTGCGATTGATATAGGCCATGACCACGCCTATCAGGCCAGTGATACCTATTAGCAGGGCGACGAGGTAGAGGATATAAATGACCTTCGCGGTGCCGGCGATATTGGTTGCCAGAGACTGTTCGGCGACGGCGTTTTCTTCGGACATGGGATTGCTCCTGTTATCGTTTTTCGAATTGCGTTCGTTTTGCAAGGAGTTCCATTGTTCGCACCCGACTGGGGTCGATGTGCTGTATCCAATCTTAGTTGTTGTGGGTAACATTTTCGTTGCGGAAAGCAATCAGCAGCCCAGTTCTTCCTTGATCGCCAAATCCGCCGCCGCCTCGGCATGTAGTTCTGCGGTGTCGAAGACCGGCACTGTGGCGTCGTCGGGCGAGATCAGCATGGCGATCTCGGTACAGCCAAGGATGATGCCTTCGGCGCCGCGCTCGACCAGCCGGCCAATTGCCTCTCGGTAGCGCAGGCGCGATGTGTTCTCGACCACGCCGAGGCAGAGTTCCCCGTAGATCACCGCGTGGATCATCTCGCGATCCGCTGTTTCCGGCACCAGGGTTTCGATGCCGTGCGCCTCGATGCGCGCGCGGTAGAAGTCCTCCTCCATGGTGAATCGCGTGCCGAGCAACCCGACGCGCCGGATGCCCTGTTTGCGGATAGCGGTCGCGGTCGCATCGGCGATATGCAGCAGCGGGATGCCGATGGCGGCTTCGATCTCGGGGGCGACCTTGTGCATGGTGTTCGTGCACAGCACCACACAGTCGGCGCCGGCCTGCTCCAGCGTGCGGGCGACTTCGCTCAGTAGATCGGCCGCGTCTTCCCAACGACCGGTCTGCTGTAGGGTCTCGATGTCCTGGAAGTCGACGCTGTAGAGCAGCAGCCGGGCCGAATGCAGGCCGCCGAGGCGCTGTTTCACCCGGGTATTGATGTGCCGGTAATAGGGCACGGTGGACTCCCAGCTCATGCCGCCGATGAGGCCGATGGTTTTCATTGGATGCTCCGTAGTCATGCGTCCGGTCGATCTAGGTGTCGGCGATGAGGCGTCGTCCCAGCGAAATCACTGCGTCGGTCGCGTAGTCCAGGCTCCGGTAAAACTCGACCGCCTCGGCGTTGTCGCTGCGTACCTGCAGGTTGAGCTTGGGGTAGCCGATGGCAGTGAGTCGATGCTCGATGCTCTCGACCAGGACGCGACCGTAACCCTGTCTGCGATGGTCTGGGTGGACCGCAAGGTAATTGAGCCAGCCTCGGTGGCCGTCATAGCCGGCCATGGCGGTTGCGATCAAGGCGCCGTCACGCTCGCCCACGAGGAACAGTTCGGGGTGTTCTGCTTGCTTGCGCGCGATGTCGCGGCGCGGATCGTTCCAGGGTCGGGTGAGTCCGCAGGTGTCCCAGAGTGCGACCACGGCGTCTTCGTCGGAGGCCAAGTAGGGGCGAACCGTTATCATGCGCGAGACTCCTTGGGCTGCAGACGATGATTTTTTCGTGACGACATATTACTATGCAATGTTCCAGTCGAGACGCGTAGCAGGCGCGTCTCGTGAATAAGAATCTGCCGACGGCGCCCGAGGTGGCGCCGTCGCGCATTGCGAGGCGGAGAAGACCGTGACGGAACTGACCGGAGCCGAGATCTTTGTACGTTGCCTGAAGGCGGAAGACGTTGACCTGATTTTCGGCTATCCCGGCGGCGCGGTACTGCATATCTACGATGCGCTGTACAAGCAGAAGGACATCAGCCACATCCTCACTCGCCACGAGCAGGGTGCGGTGCATGCGGCCGAGGGCTACGCCAAGTCGACGGGCCGTGTGGGCGTGGCGCTGGTGACCTCCGGGCCGGGCGCGACCAATGCGGTCACCGGCATCGCCGATGCCTACATGGACTCCGTGCCCCTGGTCGTGTTCACCGGGCAGGTGCCGACCTATCTGATCGGCAACGATGCGTTCCAGGAGTCCGACTCGGTGGGCATCACGCGCCCCATCGTCAAGCACAACTTCCTGGTCAAGGACGTCGCCGATCTTGCCGAAACGGTCAAGAAGGCCTTCTATATCGCCGCCAGCGGGCGACCCGGCCCGGTGGTGGTCGACCTGCCCAAGGACGTGACCGCGGCCAAGGCGGCGTTCAAGTATCCGAAAAGTATCCGCATGCGTTCCTACAACCCCACGATCAAGGGGCACCCCGGGCAGATCAAGCGCGCGGCCGAGCTGATCCTGCAGGCCGAGCGCCCGATCATCTACGCCGGCGGCGGCGTGATCCTGGGCGGCGCCGCGAAGGAACTCACCGAGTTCACGCGCATGCTCGGCTATCCGATCACCAATACGCTGATGGGTCTCGGCGGCTATCCCGCGACGGACCGGCAGTCGCTCGGTATGCTCGGCATGCACGGGACCTACGAGGCGAACATGGCGATGCATCAGGCCGACGTGGTGATCGCCATCGGCGCGCGCTTCGACGACCGGGTGACCGGCAACGTGGACAAGTTCTGCCCGCACGCGAAGATCGTGCACGTCGACGTCGACCCCGCCTCCATTTCCAAGACCGTGCGTGTGGACATCCCGATCGTGGGTCAGGTCAAGGACGTGCTCGAAGACCTTATCGGGATCATCCGCGAAAGCGGCAAGAAGCCCAAGGCCGCTCCGCTCAAGGCCTGGTGGAAGCAGATTGAGGAATGGCGCGGCCTGGACTGCCTCAAGTATGACCGTGGCAGTGAACTCATCAAGCCACAGTTCGTGCTGGAGAAGCTCTACGAGATCACGGGCGGCGACGCCTATGTGACCTCCGACGTGGGCCAGCATCAGATGTGGGCCGCACAGTTCTACAAGTTCGACAAGCCGAACCGTTGGATCAATTCGGGCGGTCTCGGCACCATGGGCGTCGGTCTGCCGTTCGCCATCGGCACCCAGATGGCGCACCCCGACGAACAGGTGGTCTGCGTGACCGGCGAGGCCAGCATACAGATGTGCATTCAGGAGCTGTCCACCTGCCTGCAATACCATCTGCCGATCAAGGTGGTGACGCTCAACAACCGTTACATGGGCATGGTGCGGCAGTGGCAGGAGTTCTTCTACCAGGGACGCTATGCAATGTCCTACATGGACGCGCTGCCTGATTTCGTGAAGCTGGCCGAGGCCTACGGCCATGTCGGCATGCGTATCGAACGTCCCGGCGACGTGGAGGGCGCGCTGCGCGAGGCGATGGCGATCAAGGACCGTCTGGTCTTCATGGACTTCGTGACCGACGACACGGAGAACGTGTACCCGATGATCCCGGCCGGCGCCGGCCAAAACGAAATGATTCTG
Proteins encoded in this window:
- a CDS encoding aspartate/glutamate racemase family protein codes for the protein MKTIGLIGGMSWESTVPYYRHINTRVKQRLGGLHSARLLLYSVDFQDIETLQQTGRWEDAADLLSEVARTLEQAGADCVVLCTNTMHKVAPEIEAAIGIPLLHIADATATAIRKQGIRRVGLLGTRFTMEEDFYRARIEAHGIETLVPETADREMIHAVIYGELCLGVVENTSRLRYREAIGRLVERGAEGIILGCTEIAMLISPDDATVPVFDTAELHAEAAADLAIKEELGC
- the ilvB gene encoding biosynthetic-type acetolactate synthase large subunit, giving the protein MTELTGAEIFVRCLKAEDVDLIFGYPGGAVLHIYDALYKQKDISHILTRHEQGAVHAAEGYAKSTGRVGVALVTSGPGATNAVTGIADAYMDSVPLVVFTGQVPTYLIGNDAFQESDSVGITRPIVKHNFLVKDVADLAETVKKAFYIAASGRPGPVVVDLPKDVTAAKAAFKYPKSIRMRSYNPTIKGHPGQIKRAAELILQAERPIIYAGGGVILGGAAKELTEFTRMLGYPITNTLMGLGGYPATDRQSLGMLGMHGTYEANMAMHQADVVIAIGARFDDRVTGNVDKFCPHAKIVHVDVDPASISKTVRVDIPIVGQVKDVLEDLIGIIRESGKKPKAAPLKAWWKQIEEWRGLDCLKYDRGSELIKPQFVLEKLYEITGGDAYVTSDVGQHQMWAAQFYKFDKPNRWINSGGLGTMGVGLPFAIGTQMAHPDEQVVCVTGEASIQMCIQELSTCLQYHLPIKVVTLNNRYMGMVRQWQEFFYQGRYAMSYMDALPDFVKLAEAYGHVGMRIERPGDVEGALREAMAIKDRLVFMDFVTDDTENVYPMIPAGAGQNEMILV
- a CDS encoding YaiI/YqxD family protein, giving the protein MPARIWVDADACPAVIKEVIFRAAARTGTQTTLIANHAMRVPASPLIRFMQVASGFDVADNEIVRRAQAGDLVITSDIPLAAEVIDKGAEALSPRGELYAEGNIRDRLNMRDFMETLRASGVQTGGPSALSQSDRKAFADQLDRWLTRRAAASAKG
- a CDS encoding DUF4870 family protein, translating into MSEENAVAEQSLATNIAGTAKVIYILYLVALLIGITGLIGVVMAYINRSDAPEWLAAHYRFQIRTFWIGGLYLFLGGLLSVIIIGYFILLFWAIWLIVRCVKGLKALDQQQPPANVAGWLF
- a CDS encoding methyl-accepting chemotaxis protein; the protein is MTERMRIGTRLGLAFSVLVVLLSGLIAFQLYETRHLHDRMAHIVADGQARSADLRQIYAGPISSARVFLEALLRRSFTPGDHAHLADNHRKTNAAIQNLLAMDPSAGMSEHIARIRGYLQQIRPLQQNIIAQIRAGNIDAARDEYLHKVLPLVRPEGEAVLALQRYTAAQSNAEYANSDRRYHRTLVLTIVLGLACVLLAVVEATLITRGISKPLRAAVVNMSDIARGEGDLTRRMPIRGGHELVQLAQAFNAFAERIQQLIGRVNAATDELVSSARSLAGSSEGMRDNMDRQQSGTEQIATAINEMSVTVNEVARNAEEAASAAQSAEVATRSGRDAVDGTSQSIARLADEIEQAAVKTQTVAADTAKITMVLSVINEISEQTNLLALNAAIEAARAGDQGRGFAVVADEVRNLARRTQESTEEIRAVIERLQQGAEATVAGMQSSRGQAQDTVRQAQEADAALAQISQEVTRISDMTAHIASAAVEQSAVTADIDRNVSDIRLMSEGTATGSREALAASQALSRLAEQLQGLVGQFKV
- a CDS encoding GNAT family acetyltransferase, producing the protein MITVRPYLASDEDAVVALWDTCGLTRPWNDPRRDIARKQAEHPELFLVGERDGALIATAMAGYDGHRGWLNYLAVHPDHRRQGYGRVLVESIEHRLTAIGYPKLNLQVRSDNAEAVEFYRSLDYATDAVISLGRRLIADT